The following coding sequences lie in one Notolabrus celidotus isolate fNotCel1 chromosome 20, fNotCel1.pri, whole genome shotgun sequence genomic window:
- the trap1 gene encoding heat shock protein 75 kDa, mitochondrial, with the protein MLIRQCNGRTCDVTTRRPGSLLCSRRSACVLRSVDLSCLFSLLSVIMSRCLSLARFVLGSSQRASPRFAVCARGLSTRTAARPLAGGLLVGQQQKWSSSPRVWTSQRSLLDFSQQSSYSTQEAEKEPEEEPLHTIISDTESVQGDFSKHEFQAETKKLLDIVARSLYSEKEVFIRELISNGSDALEKLRHKLVAAGGETAQMEIHLQTDGAKGIFTIQDTGVGMNQEELVANLGTIARSGSKAFLDALQNQAEASSTIIGQFGVGFYSAFMVADRVDVYSRSAEPDAPGYKWSSDGSGVFEIAEASGVQQGTKIVMHLKDDCKEFASEDRVKEVVTKYSNFVSFPIFLNGRRLNTLQALWMMEPKEISDWQHEEFYRYVAQSYDRPRYTLHYRADAPVNIRSIFYVPEAKPSMFDVSREMGSSVALFSRKVLIQTKATDILPKWLRFLRGVVDSEDIPLNLSRELLQESALIRKLRDVLQQRVIRFLLDQSKKEPEKYSKFFEDYGLFMREGIVTTQEQDVKEDIAKLLRYESSALPAGQQTNLMEYSSRMKAGTRNIYYLCAPNRHLAEHSPYYEAMKQKDMEVLFCYEQFDELTLLHLREFDKKKMISVETDIVVDHYKEEKFEDSKPASERLTQEQADDLMSWMKNALGPRVTNIKLTPRLDTHPAMITVLEMGAARHFLRTQQLARTPEERAQILQPTLEINAGHDLVKKLHMLKDSNSDLAGLLLEQIYDNAMITAGLNDDPRPMISRLNDLLTKALEKH; encoded by the exons ATGCTCATCAGGCAGTGTAATGGACGCACGTGTGACGTCACTACAAGGCGCCCGGGGTCCTTACTCTGCAGTCGTCGCTCAGCGTGTGTTCTTCGGTCGGTCGACCTATCTTGTCTTTTCAGTCTCTTGTCTGTCATCATGTCACGCTGCCTCTCGCTGGCCCGGTTCGTCCTCGGTTCCTCTCAGAGGGCCAGCCCACGGTTTGCAGTGTGTGCACGGGGCCTGAGCACCCGGACTGCCGCACGCCCCCTCGCTGGAG GCTTGCTGGTCGGACAGCAGCAGAAATGGAGCAGTTCGCCCAGAGTGTGGACCTCCCAGAGATCTTTGCTCGACTTCAGCCAGCAGTCTTCTTACAGCACCCAGGAGGCAGAGAAGGAGCCTGAGGAGGAGCCTCTTCACACCATCATCAGCGATACAGAGTCTGTACAAG GTGACTTCTCCAAACATGAGTTTCAGGCTGAAACGAAAAAACTGCTGGACATCGTCGCCAGGTCTTTGTACTCGGAAAAAGAG GTGTTCATCAGGGAGCTGATTTCAAACGGCAGTGACGCTCTTGAAAAACTCCGCCACAAACTTGTAGCAGCAGGTGGGGAAACGGCCCAGATGGAGATCCACCTGCAGACGGATGGTGCCAAGGGCATCTTCACCATTCAG GACACAGGAGTCGGGATGAACCAGGAGGAACTTGTAGCCAACCTGGGGACTATCGCTCGCTCTGGGTCCAAG GCATTTTTGGATGCCCTGCAGAACCAGGCTGAGGCCAGCAGCACCATCATTGGCCAGTTCGGGGTTGGATTCTACTCTGCTTTCATGGTGGCTGACCGTGTTGACGTCTACTCCCGGTCTGCAGAGCCTGATGCACCCGGATACAAGTGGTCCTCAGACGG CTCTGGGGTTTTTGAAATCGCTGAAGCAAGCGGGGTTCAACAAGGAACAAAGATCGTGATGCACCTGAAAGACGACTGCAAGGAGTTTGCCTCTGAGGACCGAGTCAAAG AGGTTGTTACAAAGTACAGCAACTTTGTCAGCTTTCCCATCTTCCTGAATGGACGGAGGCTCAACACTCTGCAG GCCTTGTGGATGATGGAGCCTAAGGAGATCAGTGACTGGCAGCATGAGGAGTTCTACCGATACGTGGCCCAGTCCTACGACAGGCCCCGCTACACCCTGCACTACCGTGCAGATGCCCCAGTCAACATCCGGAGCATCTTTTATGTCCCTGAGGCG AAGCCAAGCATGTTTGACGTGAGCAGGGAGATGGGATCCAGCGTGGCTCTGTTCAGTCGGAAAGTCTTGATCCAGACCAAAGCCACTGACATTCTACCAAAGTGGCTGCGCTTCCTTCGAG GTGTTGTGGACAGCGAGGACATCCCCCTAAATCTGAGCcgagagctgctgcaggagagcgCCCTCATCAG GAAGCTGCGTGATGTTCTGCAACAGAGGGTGATCCGCTTCCTGCTGGACCAGAGCAAGAAGGAGCCGGAGAAGTACAGCAAGTTCTTTGAGGACTACGGCCTCTTCATGAGGGAGGGCATCGTCACCACCCAGGAACAAGACGTCAAG GAGGACATCGCAAAGCTGTTGAGGTATGAGTCCTCTGCTCTGCCAGCGGGACAGCAGACCAACCTGATGGAGTACTCCTCCCGCATGAAGGCGGGAACACGCAACATCTATTACCTGTGTGCCCCGAACCGGCATCTGGCAGAGCACTCCCCGTACTATGAGGCCATGAAGCAGAAAGACATGGAG GTGCTGTTCTGCTACGAGCAGTTCGATGAGCTCACTCTGCTGCACCTGCGAGAGTTTGACAAGAAGAAGATGATCTCAGTGGAGACGGACATCGTGGTCGATCACTACAAGGAGGAGAAATTTGAGGACAGCAAGCCGG CATCCGAGCGTCTGACGCAGGAGCAGGCTGATGATCTCATGTCCTGGATGAAGAACGCTCTGGGTCCCCGGGTTACCAACATTAAG CTGACTCCTCGACTGGACACCCACCCTGCCATGATCACAGTTCTGGAGATGGGTGCTGCGCGTCACTTCCTCCGCACCCAGCAGCTGGCTCGCACCCCCGAAGAGAGAGCGCAGATACTGCAGCCCACTCTGGAGATCAACGCAGG ACATGATCTGGTCAAGAAGCTGCATATGCTCAAAGACTCAAACTCAGACTTGGCTGGGCTGCTGCTGGAACAG ATCTATGACAACGCCATGATCACAGCAGGCCTCAACGATGATCCCCGACCAATGATCTCCCGCCTCAATGATCTGCTGACTAAAGCTCTGGAGAAGCACTGA
- the LOC117832236 gene encoding glycerophosphodiester phosphodiesterase 1-like isoform X1 — MLQLGDEGLYFSAVFLLVMLATRSAAGASLLTAFLYVFMVMFRFPPVPTDQASRVLRPGAPSGGVPLVARRGGCHDAPENTLAAIREASRNGASGVELDLSFTADGVPILMHDETVDRTTNGSGPVSKLHLVQLKRLDAAARHRLKDKFSVERVPTLQEAVQECIKHQLTIFFDVKGQPDKECFSLFQAALVLHEMYKKFPILYNSSIVSSFEPKVIYKMRQTDSNVVTALTHRPWRLSHFDDGTPRSLSTWGQLWTGILDILLDWAHHHILWKLCGVSAILVQKDFISLDYVQFWAERGVEVVGWTINTAVEKDYYQNLLKIGYITDSLLEDCESHY, encoded by the exons ATGCTGCAGCTGGGAGATGAAGGGTTGTATTTCTCGGCAGTGTTTCTGCTGGTGATGCTGGCGACGAGGAGTGCAGCGGGGGCCTCTCTCCTCACTGCATTCCTCTATGTCTTCATGGTGATGTTCCGGTTTCCTCCGGTACCGACGGACCAGGCCAGCCGCGTCCTCCGGCCTGGGGCTCCGTCAGGCGGCGTGCCGCTGGTAGCGCGCCGCGGGGGTTGCCACGACGCTCCGGAGAACACGCTGGCAGCCATCAGAGAG GCCAGTAGGAACGGGGCATCTGGAGTGGAGCTGGATCTGAGTTTCACCGCAGATGGAGTGCCCATTCTGATGCACGATGAGACTGTGGACCGCACCACCAACGGATCTGGACCAGTCAGCAAACTGCATTTAGTTCAGCTGAAGAGACTTGATGCTGCTGCTCGACACAGGCTTAA GGACAAGTTCAGCGTAGAGAGGGTCCCAACTCTGCAGGAGGCAGTGCAGGAGTGCATCAAACACCAGCTGACCATCTTCTTTGATGTCAAAGGTCAACCTGATAAG GAatgtttttccctttttcagGCAGCATTAGTTCTTCATGAGATGTATAAGAAGTTCCCGATCCTTTACAACTCCAGCATTGTTTCTTCCTTTGAACCCAAAGTTATCTACAAG ATGCGTCAGACCGACTCCAACGTGGTCACAGCTCTCACCCACCGGCCCTGGAGACTGAGCCACTTTGACGACGGCACTCCTCGGAGCCTGTCTACTTGGGGTCAGTTATGGACGGGGATTCTGGACATCTTGTTGGACTGGGCCCATCATCACATACTGTGGAAACTGTGTGGAGTCTCTGCCATCCTCGTACAAAAAGACTTCATCTCACT gGACTATGTTCAGTTCTGGGCAGAGCGAGGTGTTGAGGTCGTGGGCTGGACCATTAACACCGCTGTGGAGAAAGACTACTACCAAAACCTGCTGAAGATCGGCTACATCACTGACAGCCTGCTGGAGGACTGTGAATCTCATTACTGA
- the LOC117832236 gene encoding glycerophosphodiester phosphodiesterase 1-like isoform X2, with protein sequence MLQLGDEGLYFSAVFLLVMLATRSAAGASLLTAFLYVFMVMFRFPPVPTDQASRVLRPGAPSGGVPLVARRGGCHDAPENTLAAIREASRNGASGVELDLSFTADGVPILMHDETVDRTTNGSGPVSKLHLVQLKRLDAAARHRLKDKFSVERVPTLQEAVQECIKHQLTIFFDVKGQPDKAALVLHEMYKKFPILYNSSIVSSFEPKVIYKMRQTDSNVVTALTHRPWRLSHFDDGTPRSLSTWGQLWTGILDILLDWAHHHILWKLCGVSAILVQKDFISLDYVQFWAERGVEVVGWTINTAVEKDYYQNLLKIGYITDSLLEDCESHY encoded by the exons ATGCTGCAGCTGGGAGATGAAGGGTTGTATTTCTCGGCAGTGTTTCTGCTGGTGATGCTGGCGACGAGGAGTGCAGCGGGGGCCTCTCTCCTCACTGCATTCCTCTATGTCTTCATGGTGATGTTCCGGTTTCCTCCGGTACCGACGGACCAGGCCAGCCGCGTCCTCCGGCCTGGGGCTCCGTCAGGCGGCGTGCCGCTGGTAGCGCGCCGCGGGGGTTGCCACGACGCTCCGGAGAACACGCTGGCAGCCATCAGAGAG GCCAGTAGGAACGGGGCATCTGGAGTGGAGCTGGATCTGAGTTTCACCGCAGATGGAGTGCCCATTCTGATGCACGATGAGACTGTGGACCGCACCACCAACGGATCTGGACCAGTCAGCAAACTGCATTTAGTTCAGCTGAAGAGACTTGATGCTGCTGCTCGACACAGGCTTAA GGACAAGTTCAGCGTAGAGAGGGTCCCAACTCTGCAGGAGGCAGTGCAGGAGTGCATCAAACACCAGCTGACCATCTTCTTTGATGTCAAAGGTCAACCTGATAAG GCAGCATTAGTTCTTCATGAGATGTATAAGAAGTTCCCGATCCTTTACAACTCCAGCATTGTTTCTTCCTTTGAACCCAAAGTTATCTACAAG ATGCGTCAGACCGACTCCAACGTGGTCACAGCTCTCACCCACCGGCCCTGGAGACTGAGCCACTTTGACGACGGCACTCCTCGGAGCCTGTCTACTTGGGGTCAGTTATGGACGGGGATTCTGGACATCTTGTTGGACTGGGCCCATCATCACATACTGTGGAAACTGTGTGGAGTCTCTGCCATCCTCGTACAAAAAGACTTCATCTCACT gGACTATGTTCAGTTCTGGGCAGAGCGAGGTGTTGAGGTCGTGGGCTGGACCATTAACACCGCTGTGGAGAAAGACTACTACCAAAACCTGCTGAAGATCGGCTACATCACTGACAGCCTGCTGGAGGACTGTGAATCTCATTACTGA
- the LOC117832237 gene encoding MAPK regulated corepressor interacting protein 2-like translates to MMYTITRGPSKLVTQRRTGPTQQLDNKINDFKHKQTSWNMPDLPAPKIVFNRLNGKKYHHPAPPLPTDTQQEESFTASHEENVKFVYEAWQEVLQPEQEPEEAQGAVLYRETTPSPHTDNFVPIDLDEWWAQRFLANIDKLS, encoded by the exons ATGATGTACACTATTACAAGAGGACCCAGCAAACTGGTCACCCAGAGAAGGACAG GGCCCACTCAGCAGCTTGACAACAAAATAAACGACTTCAAGCACAAACAAACGTCCTGGAACATGCCTGA CCTTCCTGCACCCAAGATCGTTTTCAACCGCCTGAATGGTAAGAAGTACCATCACCCTGCTCCACCGCTTCCCACAGACACCCAGCAGGAAGAAAGCTTCACCGCCTCACACGAGGAAAACGTCAAATTTGTCTATGAGG CCTGGCAGGAGGTGTTGCAGCCGGAGCAGGAGCCAGAGGAGGCCCAGGGAGCTGTCCTTTATAGAGAAACCACTCCAAGCCCACACACGGACA ACTTTGTGCCTATAGATCTGGATGAGTGGTGGGCACAGCGTTTCCTAGCCAACATTGACAAGCTTTCCTGA